A region from the Methanobrevibacter millerae genome encodes:
- a CDS encoding isopentenyl phosphate kinase, translated as MIILKIGGSILTNKDAGESEIDSASLKRIAGEIKRSLDNSEKDLIIVHGAGSFGHPPAKKYRIGESFADSEYGEKRLGFCEIQNAVKKLNMLISEKFIEEGLPVIAIPASSFITASSKRITHGNLDIFKGYLKKGFIPVIYGDVVLDSDLEFCVISGDQLIQYLARNLNPDKVILGTDVDGVYSKNPKTHDDAVFYEKFSSIEDLETLEGTTNVDVTGGMVGKIKELLYLADLGIESKIINAEIENNIYKVLEDEEVKGTVISRS; from the coding sequence ATGATTATTTTAAAAATCGGGGGAAGCATCCTAACGAACAAGGATGCAGGTGAAAGCGAAATCGATTCAGCCAGTCTGAAAAGGATTGCAGGTGAAATCAAAAGGTCACTTGACAATTCCGAAAAGGATTTGATTATAGTCCACGGCGCAGGATCATTCGGTCATCCTCCAGCTAAAAAATACAGGATAGGAGAGTCTTTCGCTGATAGCGAATACGGCGAAAAGAGACTGGGCTTTTGCGAGATTCAAAATGCGGTAAAGAAACTGAACATGTTAATTTCTGAAAAATTCATAGAGGAAGGACTGCCAGTAATTGCAATTCCTGCATCCTCATTCATTACTGCAAGCTCCAAAAGAATCACTCACGGTAACCTGGACATTTTTAAAGGTTATCTCAAGAAAGGATTCATTCCTGTCATTTACGGCGACGTTGTACTGGACAGTGACCTGGAATTCTGTGTAATTTCAGGAGACCAACTCATCCAGTATCTTGCAAGGAACCTGAATCCCGATAAGGTAATTCTGGGAACCGACGTGGATGGGGTCTACAGCAAAAACCCTAAAACACATGACGATGCGGTCTTTTATGAGAAATTCTCATCAATCGAGGATCTGGAAACTTTGGAGGGAACCACAAACGTTGACGTTACCGGAGGAATGGTCGGTAAAATCAAGGAACTTTTATATTTAGCTGATTTGGGAATCGAATCTAAAATAATAAATGCTGAAATCGAAAACAATATTTATAAGGTTTTAGAAGATGAAGAGGTTAAAGGAACTGTTATTTCAAGGAGTTAA
- the fni gene encoding type 2 isopentenyl-diphosphate Delta-isomerase — translation MISDRKLEHLLICKNYDVEFKDKTTGFEDIELIHNALPEVDKNEIDLSTSVFGKKLDSPLFITAITGGHPAAKEINEQLAIVSEENNIALGVGSQRAACEHPELEDTYSVVRENAPDCLLIGNIGAPQLHLANKAVEILDADILAIHLNPLQESIQPEGDLDARGYLESISEITDIVDIPVMAKETGCGISAETAKQLVDAGVSFIDIEGAGGTSWAAVETYRSEDRYLGELFWDWGIPTAVSTAEVASAVEVPIISSGGIRNGLEAAKAIALGADSVGMALPFLKKSVSQDELNQFIHYFNDSLRIAMFLVGANTIEELKQSRLVISGKTKQWLDERGINTKNYSRR, via the coding sequence ATGATTTCAGATAGAAAATTAGAGCATTTATTAATTTGTAAAAATTATGATGTTGAGTTTAAGGACAAGACTACCGGTTTTGAGGATATAGAGCTGATCCACAACGCACTTCCGGAAGTCGACAAGAATGAAATTGATTTATCTACATCAGTTTTTGGTAAAAAATTAGATTCTCCTTTATTTATTACGGCAATAACCGGTGGCCATCCTGCAGCAAAAGAGATTAATGAGCAGTTGGCCATAGTCTCTGAAGAAAATAACATAGCTTTGGGCGTCGGCTCTCAAAGGGCTGCATGCGAACACCCTGAACTGGAAGACACTTATTCTGTTGTACGTGAAAACGCTCCTGACTGTTTGCTTATAGGAAATATCGGAGCTCCACAGTTGCATCTGGCCAATAAGGCTGTTGAGATTTTGGATGCGGATATTTTGGCAATCCATCTCAATCCTCTCCAGGAATCAATCCAGCCGGAAGGCGATCTGGATGCAAGAGGATATCTTGAGTCAATTTCAGAGATAACGGACATTGTTGACATTCCGGTGATGGCAAAAGAGACAGGCTGCGGAATATCTGCTGAAACCGCAAAACAGCTGGTTGATGCGGGAGTCAGTTTCATAGACATTGAAGGCGCAGGCGGAACAAGCTGGGCCGCTGTTGAAACCTACCGCTCAGAAGACAGGTATCTGGGAGAGCTCTTCTGGGACTGGGGAATTCCTACAGCAGTTTCAACCGCAGAAGTTGCAAGCGCAGTTGAGGTACCGATTATCTCATCAGGGGGCATAAGGAATGGCCTTGAAGCCGCAAAAGCAATAGCTCTTGGAGCGGACAGCGTAGGTATGGCATTGCCGTTTTTGAAAAAATCAGTTTCACAGGATGAATTGAATCAGTTCATTCATTATTTCAACGACTCTTTAAGAATAGCCATGTTTTTAGTTGGAGCAAACACTATTGAAGAATTAAAGCAATCCAGATTGGTCATAAGCGGAAAAACTAAACAATGGCTTGATGAAAGAGGAATTAACACAAAGAATTATTCAAGGAGATAG
- a CDS encoding RNase J family beta-CASP ribonuclease, producing MSVEVIAIGGYQEVGKNMTAVKIGEDVIIFDMGIHLDRISMHEDTDIDRMHSLDLIERGVIPDDTLMKDVDGKVKGIVFSHGHLDHIGAVAKLAHRYDAPLIGTPYTAALIEKQIKGERKFKVNNPIKVLNPGGKIKLSKDITLEFVQSTHSIPQAVFPILHTPEGIIVYALDFKFDNHQKVSPPPDYRRLKELGRKGVLVLIVETTNAKNYNEVKTHSERIARNILEDVMRGPLHEKTGMIVTTFSSHVERVQAIADIAKKSHREIFFLGRSMERFCGIAQKQGILKLPKNASIYGSPKAVNRALMEADEARDKYLLVTTGHQGEPDALLPRIASGRTPFTIRPGDNVIISPPIIPNPTNAANRHIMERRLQSNGARIYPNAHVSGHAGREDHREFLRMLKPQHIIPAHGDLSMLSAYGELAEEEGYRIGYDVHILRNSQAQVFRS from the coding sequence ATGAGCGTGGAAGTAATCGCAATAGGAGGTTATCAGGAAGTCGGTAAGAACATGACGGCTGTCAAGATAGGTGAAGACGTTATTATTTTTGATATGGGCATTCATCTTGACAGAATAAGCATGCACGAAGATACTGACATCGACAGAATGCATAGCTTGGATTTGATTGAAAGAGGAGTTATTCCTGATGACACTCTGATGAAGGATGTGGACGGTAAGGTGAAAGGAATTGTCTTTTCACACGGTCACTTGGACCATATTGGAGCTGTAGCCAAATTGGCGCACAGATATGACGCTCCATTAATCGGAACTCCCTATACCGCCGCATTGATTGAAAAACAAATTAAGGGAGAACGCAAATTTAAAGTTAACAATCCAATCAAGGTTTTAAATCCCGGAGGAAAGATTAAGCTTTCAAAAGACATTACACTGGAATTCGTTCAGTCCACTCACAGTATACCTCAGGCTGTATTTCCGATATTGCACACTCCGGAAGGCATAATCGTTTATGCATTGGATTTCAAGTTTGATAATCATCAAAAGGTATCTCCACCGCCTGATTACAGAAGATTAAAGGAATTGGGAAGAAAAGGAGTGCTTGTTTTAATTGTTGAAACCACAAACGCCAAAAACTATAATGAAGTAAAAACCCATTCCGAGCGCATTGCCAGAAACATTCTGGAAGATGTTATGCGAGGCCCGCTTCATGAAAAGACTGGAATGATTGTCACAACGTTTTCTTCACACGTCGAAAGGGTTCAGGCAATTGCAGACATTGCCAAAAAGTCCCACAGGGAAATATTCTTTTTGGGAAGGTCAATGGAGCGTTTCTGTGGAATCGCACAAAAGCAGGGCATTTTAAAGCTGCCTAAAAACGCAAGCATTTACGGAAGCCCTAAGGCAGTAAACAGGGCATTGATGGAAGCCGATGAGGCTCGTGACAAGTACCTGCTTGTAACAACAGGTCATCAGGGTGAGCCTGATGCACTTCTTCCAAGAATAGCAAGCGGAAGAACTCCGTTCACTATCAGGCCAGGAGACAATGTCATTATTTCACCACCTATCATTCCGAATCCTACAAATGCCGCAAACAGGCACATTATGGAAAGGAGACTGCAGTCAAACGGCGCAAGAATCTATCCTAATGCTCACGTATCCGGACACGCCGGGAGGGAAGACCACAGGGAATTTTTACGTATGCTGAAACCACAGCACATCATTCCTGCACACGGAGACTTGTCAATGCTTTCCGCCTACGGCGAATTGGCTGAAGAGGAAGGATATAGAATAGGTTATGACGTTCACATTTTAAGAAATTCACAAGCACAAGTTTTTAGAAGTTAG
- the idsA gene encoding short chain isoprenyl diphosphate synthase IdsA, whose product MSDVKEILGNYSSDIIKTIEDELSVITPDNLQEASIYLTKAGGKMLRPALSLITAEAVGGEKENALKAGSAIELIHTFSLIHDDIMDKDDMRRGMPSVHTVWGEDVAILAGDTLFSKAFEIIICSQGTTSEQNNQALATVADACVKICEGQALDMGFEDRYDVSEDEYMEMIFKKTGALIAAATKVGAIMGGASSEVIDAMYEYGRLIGLAFQIQDDYLDLASDEETLGKPIGSDIAKGKMTIIAINGLASAGDDSDKLLEILKDDNNSQANIDNAIEILNNCGAIEYARNLALESVDQAKEVLEILPDSSSKQVLCDIADFVLERHS is encoded by the coding sequence ATGAGTGATGTAAAAGAAATATTGGGTAATTATTCATCTGACATCATTAAAACAATCGAAGATGAATTGTCTGTTATTACTCCGGATAATCTTCAAGAGGCATCAATTTATTTGACCAAGGCAGGAGGAAAGATGCTCAGACCTGCCTTAAGTCTGATAACTGCAGAAGCTGTTGGAGGAGAAAAGGAAAACGCGCTTAAAGCAGGATCCGCCATTGAGCTTATCCATACCTTTTCACTGATTCATGACGATATCATGGATAAGGACGACATGAGAAGGGGAATGCCTTCCGTTCATACAGTATGGGGAGAGGACGTTGCCATTCTGGCTGGAGACACATTGTTTTCCAAGGCATTTGAAATAATTATATGCAGTCAGGGAACCACTTCCGAACAGAATAACCAGGCATTGGCTACAGTTGCAGATGCTTGTGTCAAAATCTGTGAAGGTCAGGCTTTGGATATGGGCTTTGAAGACCGCTATGATGTATCCGAAGACGAATATATGGAAATGATATTCAAGAAAACCGGTGCACTTATTGCAGCTGCCACAAAGGTAGGAGCCATTATGGGTGGAGCTTCAAGCGAAGTTATTGATGCAATGTATGAATACGGAAGACTTATAGGTCTTGCTTTCCAGATTCAGGACGATTACCTTGATTTGGCAAGTGATGAGGAAACCTTGGGAAAACCAATCGGATCTGATATTGCAAAAGGCAAGATGACCATAATTGCAATAAACGGCCTTGCATCCGCAGGTGACGATTCAGATAAATTACTTGAAATATTGAAAGATGACAATAATTCACAGGCAAATATAGATAATGCAATTGAAATTTTAAACAATTGTGGTGCTATTGAATATGCTCGCAATTTGGCATTAGAATCTGTGGACCAGGCCAAGGAAGTACTTGAAATATTGCCTGATTCTTCAAGCAAACAGGTACTTTGTGACATTGCAGATTTCGTGCTGGAAAGACATTCATAA